From Candidatus Polarisedimenticolia bacterium, a single genomic window includes:
- the murA gene encoding UDP-N-acetylglucosamine 1-carboxyvinyltransferase, with amino-acid sequence MDKIRIRGGRRLEGVLAVSGAKNAILPAMAASLLTPEPVVLENTPAVRDVATMIRVLQRMGATDPVREDGRMVLRVPELRSPVAPYDLVKTMRASVLVLGPLLARCGEARVSLPGGCAIGARPVNLHLAALEKLGARLRVEHGYILAEGRDLRGAEITFDPKTVTGTENVMMAATRARGLTVVKNAAREPEIEDLAALLNAMGARIEGAGSDTIRIEGGAALHGAMHRVIPDRIEAGTFVMAAAITRGGVRVEHCRPAHLETVLEKLQEIGVKMKTGDDFVEVLPDGELRAADLVTSPYPAFPTDLQAQYMALVTQARGTSRITESIFENRLMHVGELRRMGADIGVEGRSALVRGGTRLAGAEVMATDLRASACLIVAGLVADGETTIDRAYHIDRGYERIEEKLRRVGADVERIR; translated from the coding sequence ATGGACAAGATAAGGATTCGTGGAGGCCGGCGCCTGGAAGGCGTCCTCGCCGTCAGCGGCGCGAAGAACGCCATCTTGCCCGCGATGGCCGCCTCGCTGCTCACGCCCGAGCCGGTCGTCCTCGAGAACACGCCCGCCGTCCGGGACGTCGCGACGATGATCCGGGTGCTCCAGCGGATGGGAGCGACCGATCCGGTTCGTGAGGACGGCCGGATGGTGCTCCGGGTTCCCGAGCTCCGCTCGCCCGTGGCGCCCTACGATCTGGTCAAGACGATGCGGGCCTCCGTGCTCGTCCTGGGCCCGCTCCTGGCGCGCTGCGGAGAGGCCCGGGTGTCCCTGCCCGGAGGGTGCGCCATCGGCGCGCGGCCGGTGAACCTCCACCTCGCCGCGCTGGAGAAGCTCGGCGCCCGGCTCCGGGTGGAGCACGGCTACATCCTGGCCGAAGGACGGGATCTGCGCGGCGCCGAAATCACCTTCGATCCGAAGACTGTGACGGGGACCGAGAACGTGATGATGGCCGCCACCCGCGCGCGCGGCCTCACCGTCGTGAAGAACGCCGCCCGGGAGCCGGAGATCGAGGATCTCGCCGCCTTGCTCAACGCCATGGGGGCGCGCATCGAGGGGGCCGGCAGCGACACGATCCGCATCGAAGGAGGGGCGGCGCTCCACGGCGCCATGCATCGCGTGATCCCGGACCGGATCGAGGCGGGAACGTTCGTGATGGCCGCCGCCATCACCCGCGGCGGGGTGCGCGTGGAGCATTGCCGTCCGGCCCACCTCGAGACCGTCCTGGAGAAGCTCCAGGAGATCGGCGTGAAGATGAAGACGGGCGACGATTTCGTGGAAGTCCTCCCCGACGGCGAGCTGCGGGCGGCCGATCTCGTCACCTCCCCCTATCCCGCGTTCCCCACCGACCTTCAGGCGCAATACATGGCGCTCGTCACCCAGGCGCGCGGGACGTCGAGGATCACCGAGTCGATCTTCGAGAACCGGCTCATGCACGTGGGGGAGCTGCGCCGCATGGGGGCCGACATCGGCGTCGAGGGACGCTCCGCGCTCGTCCGCGGCGGCACGCGCCTGGCGGGCGCCGAGGTCATGGCCACCGATCTGCGCGCCTCCGCCTGCCTCATCGTGGCGGGCCTGGTGGCCGACGGCGAGACGACGATCGATCGCGCCTATCACATCGATCGCGGCTACGAGCGCATCGAGGAGAAGCTGCGGCGCGTGGGCGCCGACGTGGAACGGATTCGCTGA
- the galU gene encoding UTP--glucose-1-phosphate uridylyltransferase GalU: MQIRKAVFPAAGLGTRFLPATKAQPKEMLPLVDKPVIQYVIEEAVASGIEIIIIVTGRGKNAIEDHFDVAFELERTLAERGQKDLLKQVRSISDLIQISYVRQKEPLGLGHAVLCARNLVGDEPFAVFLGDDIIDARTPVMRQMMSIFARRQSSLLAVEKIARERSRDYGVIAHDGRPRNSVYRVTDLVEKPAPEDAPSDLAIIGRYILTPEIFRHLEKTGPDAKGEIQLTNGLRSLLKKQPIGAYQFKGKRFDTGNKLGFLKATVEFALKRGDLGTDFREYLRSLKL, from the coding sequence ATGCAGATCCGCAAGGCCGTCTTCCCCGCCGCCGGGCTGGGAACTCGCTTCCTGCCGGCCACGAAAGCCCAGCCGAAGGAAATGCTCCCCCTCGTCGACAAGCCGGTGATCCAGTACGTCATCGAGGAGGCGGTGGCCTCCGGCATCGAGATCATCATCATCGTCACCGGCCGGGGCAAGAACGCCATCGAGGATCATTTCGACGTGGCGTTCGAGCTGGAGCGCACGCTGGCGGAGCGCGGCCAGAAGGACCTGCTCAAGCAGGTCCGCTCGATCTCCGATCTCATCCAGATCTCCTACGTCCGGCAGAAGGAGCCGCTCGGCCTGGGACACGCCGTCCTGTGCGCCCGTAACCTGGTCGGAGACGAGCCCTTCGCCGTCTTCCTTGGGGACGACATCATCGACGCGCGCACGCCGGTGATGCGCCAGATGATGAGCATCTTCGCGCGCCGCCAGTCCAGCCTGCTCGCGGTGGAGAAGATCGCCCGGGAGCGCTCCCGCGACTACGGGGTGATCGCGCACGACGGACGCCCCAGAAACTCGGTCTACCGGGTCACCGATCTCGTGGAGAAGCCGGCGCCCGAGGACGCGCCGTCGGATCTCGCGATCATCGGCCGCTACATTCTCACGCCGGAGATCTTCCGCCACCTCGAAAAGACCGGGCCGGACGCCAAGGGGGAGATCCAGCTGACCAACGGGTTGCGGTCGCTTCTCAAAAAGCAGCCCATCGGCGCCTACCAGTTCAAGGGGAAGCGCTTCGATACGGGCAACAAGCTGGGGTTCTTGAAGGCGACCGTCGAGTTCGCGCTCAAGCGCGGCGATCTGGGGACGGATTTTCGCGAATACCTGAGATCGCTGAAGCTCTGA
- a CDS encoding FmdB family zinc ribbon protein: MPLYEYECEKCGHRFEKIQKFSDPPPKGCPRCKGRVRKLPSAPAIQFKGSGWYITDYGRKGSSGGDEKGGKGSKDTSSKSEGKEASKSSEGKEKSGEKDNKKSSEAPKKRDSSD; this comes from the coding sequence TTGCCTCTCTACGAATATGAATGCGAGAAGTGCGGCCACCGTTTCGAGAAGATCCAGAAGTTCTCGGATCCCCCGCCGAAGGGCTGCCCCCGCTGCAAAGGGCGCGTGAGGAAGCTGCCCTCGGCGCCCGCGATCCAGTTCAAGGGGTCGGGATGGTACATCACCGACTACGGGCGCAAAGGCTCCTCGGGGGGAGACGAGAAGGGGGGGAAGGGATCCAAGGACACTTCCTCCAAATCCGAGGGCAAGGAGGCGTCGAAGTCTTCCGAAGGGAAGGAGAAGTCCGGAGAGAAGGACAACAAGAAGAGCTCCGAAGCGCCGAAGAAGAGAGACTCCTCCGACTGA
- a CDS encoding DUF1428 domain-containing protein — translation MPYVDGFVLPVPKKNIPTYRRMAEKAGRIWREHGALEFRECVADDVKVGKLTSFPRSVKIKRGETVFFSWIVFRSRAHRDRVNAKVMKDPRLEAMMDPKAVPFDAKRMIYGGFKVLVDL, via the coding sequence ATGCCCTACGTCGATGGTTTCGTCTTGCCGGTGCCGAAGAAGAATATCCCGACCTATCGTCGGATGGCCGAGAAGGCCGGAAGGATATGGCGCGAGCACGGCGCGCTGGAGTTCCGGGAATGCGTCGCGGACGACGTGAAGGTGGGGAAGCTCACCTCGTTCCCCCGCAGCGTCAAGATCAAGCGCGGTGAGACGGTCTTCTTCTCATGGATCGTGTTCAGGTCTCGGGCTCATCGGGATCGCGTCAACGCCAAGGTGATGAAGGACCCGCGCCTGGAGGCGATGATGGATCCGAAGGCGGTGCCTTTCGACGCCAAGCGGATGATCTATGGCGGATTCAAAGTGCTCGTCGACCTCTAG
- a CDS encoding potassium channel family protein, with product MQEISPLETMFMRCAVALLAIALIGIVLGDAFETIVLPRRVARRWRLARLFYRLTWTPWAAVARRIGPGARRESFLGIYGPLSVLFLLAMWGTNLMLGFGVLHWSLGTTMNTPGGPPSLGTYLYLSGTTFFTLGLGDVTPRGPLARGLIVLESGLGFGFLALVIGYFPVLYSAFSKREVPITLLDLRAGSPPSVGELLRRHGRDHLHHLDQFLREWERWTAELMESHLSYPVLAYFRSQHANQSWLGALTTILDACALRMAGARDGEDWQAGATFAMVRHAVIDLARVFHLDPRTPSPDRLSSSDLARIFDLLSEAGQPPSDSKEMARRLSDLRRSYEPYVNALADRFLMPLPAWVHIGSHSVDRDAPPSVGSGKGAQSSSD from the coding sequence ATGCAGGAGATCTCACCGCTGGAGACGATGTTCATGCGTTGCGCTGTTGCTCTGCTCGCGATCGCCTTGATCGGTATCGTTCTCGGAGACGCTTTCGAGACGATCGTCCTGCCCCGGCGAGTAGCCCGCCGCTGGCGCCTGGCGCGTTTGTTCTACCGGCTGACCTGGACGCCCTGGGCGGCCGTCGCGCGTCGGATCGGCCCGGGCGCGCGACGCGAGTCCTTCCTCGGCATCTATGGACCCCTCTCGGTCCTGTTCCTTCTGGCGATGTGGGGCACGAACCTGATGCTCGGGTTCGGAGTGCTGCACTGGTCTCTCGGCACGACCATGAACACGCCCGGCGGACCGCCCTCCTTGGGCACCTATCTCTATCTGAGCGGCACGACCTTCTTTACCCTCGGGCTGGGCGATGTGACGCCGCGCGGGCCGCTGGCGCGCGGCCTGATCGTTCTGGAGTCCGGGCTCGGCTTCGGCTTTCTCGCTTTGGTAATCGGGTACTTTCCCGTTCTCTACAGCGCCTTTTCCAAGCGCGAGGTGCCGATTACGCTGCTTGATCTCAGGGCTGGCTCTCCCCCGAGTGTCGGCGAGTTGCTGCGTCGCCACGGCCGGGACCATCTCCATCACTTGGACCAGTTTCTGCGCGAGTGGGAGCGTTGGACGGCGGAGCTGATGGAGAGCCACCTTTCGTACCCCGTCCTGGCCTATTTCCGCTCCCAGCACGCGAATCAATCGTGGCTCGGGGCCCTGACGACGATCCTCGATGCTTGCGCGCTGCGCATGGCCGGCGCCCGGGATGGTGAAGACTGGCAGGCGGGCGCTACGTTTGCGATGGTCCGGCACGCGGTCATCGACCTGGCCAGGGTCTTTCACCTCGATCCGCGGACGCCGTCCCCGGATCGTCTCTCGTCCTCGGATCTTGCACGGATCTTCGATTTGCTCTCCGAAGCTGGCCAGCCCCCTTCCGACTCCAAGGAGATGGCGCGGCGCCTGTCAGACCTGCGCCGGAGCTACGAGCCGTACGTCAACGCTCTCGCCGATCGCTTTCTCATGCCTCTCCCCGCGTGGGTCCACATCGGTAGCCACTCGGTGGACAGAGATGCCCCTCCTTCCGTAGGATCTGGCAAGGGTGCTCAATCCTCAAGTGACTGA
- a CDS encoding aminotransferase class V-fold PLP-dependent enzyme: MTADRRSLLKWGLAGLAALPAIRRAAASGPAGGDESPDLSGFAEREDEPFWEAVRRCFRFDPGVVYLNDGSLGPTPLPVLKDLAVFAADLAGSPSEKMWGPLGARLEAVRKSLAGLVGVPPEDLALTRNTTEGVGTVALGLGLKPGDEVITTDQEHPGGAGAWQYLETLGILRTQVALPLPPDPPDLLLERLEKALSSRTRVLALPHMTYGTGHLLPLREIAALACARSALLCVDGAHPPGMLPVDVAALGCDTYASSSHKWLLAPPGTGLLVVRDGARARIAPRLFTGTGFTQPSARRYDDFGTRNLAEVLAQGSAAEFHRRIGPERAARRIRSLSAHLRNGLLALPRVQILTPAAPGASGGLTAFRVEGIPQDAVAAALARRAHFVVRPVPELDAIRISTGLHNSFADLDLFLGALREVARSNSPGKL; the protein is encoded by the coding sequence GTGACGGCCGATCGCCGGAGCCTTTTGAAATGGGGTCTGGCTGGGCTCGCGGCGCTTCCGGCGATCCGGCGAGCGGCGGCCTCCGGCCCGGCGGGAGGGGACGAATCCCCCGACCTGTCGGGCTTCGCGGAGCGCGAGGACGAGCCCTTCTGGGAAGCGGTGCGCCGGTGCTTCCGTTTCGACCCGGGCGTCGTCTACCTGAACGACGGATCGCTGGGGCCCACGCCGCTTCCGGTCCTGAAGGATCTTGCGGTTTTTGCCGCCGATTTGGCCGGCTCCCCCTCGGAGAAGATGTGGGGGCCGCTCGGAGCGCGGCTTGAGGCGGTCCGCAAGAGCTTGGCGGGCTTGGTCGGCGTCCCGCCTGAAGATCTCGCGCTGACACGCAACACGACCGAGGGAGTCGGGACGGTCGCGCTCGGACTCGGGCTCAAGCCCGGAGACGAGGTGATCACGACCGATCAGGAGCATCCGGGCGGCGCCGGCGCCTGGCAGTACCTCGAGACTCTCGGAATCCTCAGGACGCAGGTCGCCCTGCCCCTTCCCCCCGATCCTCCCGATCTTCTCCTGGAGAGGCTCGAGAAGGCCCTTTCCTCCCGGACGCGCGTGCTCGCCTTGCCTCACATGACGTACGGAACCGGGCACCTGCTCCCCTTGCGCGAGATTGCGGCGCTGGCCTGCGCCCGTTCCGCCTTGCTCTGCGTCGACGGAGCGCACCCTCCGGGGATGCTGCCGGTGGACGTCGCGGCGCTCGGATGCGACACCTACGCCTCGTCTTCCCACAAATGGCTCCTCGCCCCGCCGGGAACGGGACTGCTCGTCGTGCGCGACGGGGCGCGCGCCCGGATCGCCCCCAGGCTGTTCACCGGCACCGGCTTCACCCAGCCGTCCGCGCGGCGCTACGACGACTTCGGCACGCGTAACCTCGCCGAAGTCCTAGCCCAGGGCTCGGCGGCCGAGTTCCATCGGAGGATCGGCCCGGAGCGCGCCGCCCGGAGGATCCGGTCGCTCTCGGCGCATCTCCGGAATGGGCTGCTGGCGCTGCCGCGCGTGCAGATCCTGACGCCGGCGGCGCCCGGCGCTTCGGGGGGGCTCACGGCGTTCCGGGTCGAGGGAATCCCGCAGGACGCGGTGGCCGCGGCGCTGGCGCGGCGGGCGCATTTCGTCGTGCGCCCGGTCCCCGAGCTGGACGCGATACGGATCTCGACGGGTCTCCATAATTCCTTCGCCGACCTGGACCTTTTCCTCGGCGCGCTGCGCGAGGTGGCGCGTTCGAATTCCCCCGGGAAGCTATAA
- a CDS encoding S9 family peptidase — MHILRSRAASLVFTSVLSMGLSLPPLPAQDSAPEAGSEQYTIDRYLNIRTSSSPTFSPGGERVAFLTNISGTPQVWMIDAAGGWPEQMTFYADRVDFVRGSPRGDALLFAKSSGGDENAQLFWLSTDGSRTRALTNAPGVRHNFGGWSHDGRKISYASNQRNKDYFDIYVMDVGTGREELVRRQDGSNSALAWSFDDRSLIVSHANEKLSLDNDLYLVDTQTKRETHLTPHRGAAQFGDVYFTPSGRSILFGTNDKREFYSLSRMDLATKKVTLLDDAPWDLAATAISQDGSRFAYTINREGFSELYVREVKDLEGPRARSKARAAPLELPGKGVVTGLDFSADNRQLAFIFSGSRYNADVWRYDLETRRLTPVTRNSTAGIPRASFVEPELIRYKTFDGRQIPAWYYRSARRPVGEANRPMPVIVSVHGGPEAQEQPGFNAVYQYFLSRGYAILAPNVRGSTGYGKTYTHLDDVQKREDSVKDLAAAVGWLKSEGGADPRRIAVSGGSYGGYMTLAAVTLYPDLWAAAVDTVGIASFETFLKNTSGYRRKLREVEYGSLTRDLAFLRSVSPLGKVQRIKTPLMVIQGKNDPRVPYTEAEQIVKALRDRGAPVEYKLFDDEGHGIVKLSNRLVVYPLVADFLDRHMR; from the coding sequence ATGCACATTCTGCGATCGCGCGCCGCCAGCCTCGTCTTCACGAGCGTTCTGTCGATGGGGCTTTCGCTTCCGCCCCTCCCGGCCCAGGACTCCGCGCCCGAGGCCGGCAGCGAGCAATACACCATCGACCGTTATCTGAACATACGCACCTCGTCGTCGCCGACTTTCTCCCCTGGCGGGGAGCGGGTCGCTTTCCTGACCAACATCAGCGGGACCCCCCAGGTCTGGATGATCGACGCGGCGGGCGGCTGGCCGGAGCAGATGACGTTCTACGCCGATCGCGTCGATTTCGTCCGCGGGTCGCCCCGGGGCGACGCCCTCCTGTTCGCCAAGTCCTCCGGCGGCGATGAAAACGCGCAACTCTTCTGGCTCTCGACCGACGGCTCTCGCACCAGGGCGCTGACCAACGCCCCTGGCGTCCGGCACAATTTCGGCGGCTGGTCGCACGACGGCCGCAAGATCAGCTACGCCTCGAACCAGCGGAACAAGGACTATTTCGACATCTACGTCATGGACGTTGGCACCGGGCGCGAAGAGCTGGTCCGCCGGCAGGACGGCTCGAACAGCGCCTTGGCGTGGTCGTTCGATGACCGCAGCCTGATCGTCTCCCATGCCAACGAGAAGCTGAGCCTGGACAATGATCTCTATCTCGTCGACACGCAGACGAAGCGGGAGACTCATCTGACCCCCCATCGGGGGGCGGCGCAGTTCGGCGACGTCTACTTCACCCCATCGGGCCGCTCGATCCTCTTCGGTACGAACGACAAGCGGGAGTTCTACTCGCTCTCCCGCATGGATCTGGCGACCAAGAAAGTCACGCTGCTCGACGACGCGCCCTGGGACCTGGCGGCGACCGCGATTTCCCAAGACGGGAGCCGGTTCGCCTACACGATCAACCGGGAAGGGTTCAGCGAGCTGTACGTCCGGGAGGTGAAGGATTTGGAGGGGCCGCGGGCGAGGTCGAAAGCCAGGGCAGCGCCCCTCGAGCTGCCCGGCAAAGGCGTCGTCACCGGCCTCGATTTCTCCGCGGACAATCGACAGCTGGCGTTCATCTTCAGCGGCTCGCGCTACAACGCCGACGTGTGGCGCTACGATTTGGAAACGAGGCGGCTCACGCCGGTGACGCGCAACTCGACGGCGGGGATTCCGCGGGCTTCCTTCGTCGAGCCGGAGCTGATCCGGTACAAGACGTTCGACGGCCGCCAGATTCCCGCCTGGTACTACCGGTCGGCCAGGCGGCCGGTGGGCGAGGCGAACCGGCCGATGCCCGTCATCGTCAGCGTCCACGGCGGACCGGAAGCGCAGGAGCAACCGGGCTTCAACGCCGTCTACCAGTACTTCCTGTCGCGCGGCTACGCCATCCTCGCGCCCAACGTGCGCGGCAGCACCGGCTATGGGAAGACCTACACCCATCTGGACGACGTGCAAAAGCGCGAGGATTCGGTCAAGGATCTGGCGGCGGCGGTCGGGTGGCTGAAGAGCGAGGGAGGGGCAGATCCGCGCCGCATCGCGGTTTCGGGTGGATCCTACGGCGGCTACATGACGCTCGCGGCGGTCACGCTCTACCCCGATCTGTGGGCGGCGGCCGTCGACACCGTCGGCATCGCCAGCTTCGAGACCTTCCTGAAGAACACCTCCGGCTACCGGCGCAAGCTGCGCGAGGTCGAGTACGGGTCGCTGACGCGCGACCTGGCCTTCCTGCGCTCCGTCTCGCCGCTGGGCAAGGTGCAACGCATCAAGACGCCGCTCATGGTGATCCAGGGGAAGAACGATCCGCGCGTGCCGTACACGGAAGCCGAGCAGATCGTCAAAGCCCTGCGCGACCGCGGAGCCCCCGTCGAATACAAGCTCTTCGACGACGAAGGGCACGGCATCGTCAAGCTCTCGAACCGCCTCGTCGTCTACCCCCTCGTCGCGGACTTTCTCGATCGGCACATGAGGTAG
- a CDS encoding alpha/beta fold hydrolase has product MDRAFAAEGQEGRNRVQLQLLENDEMNEALAALAFLRSLPEVDAQRIAVAGHSFGGSLTLLLAARDSTPRATVVYAGAAYSWERSPALRERLLAAAGKIAAPVLFMHAANDYSTVSGKALAEERQRLGKPHELKVYPPVGKTTKEGHNFLFHSVPTWEADVFTFLDRHVKQGASVQTRP; this is encoded by the coding sequence ATGGACCGGGCGTTCGCCGCGGAGGGCCAGGAAGGCCGGAACCGCGTGCAGCTGCAGTTGCTGGAGAACGACGAAATGAACGAAGCGCTGGCGGCCCTCGCGTTCCTGCGGAGCCTGCCGGAGGTCGACGCCCAGCGGATTGCCGTCGCCGGGCATTCGTTCGGCGGCTCCCTCACGCTGCTGCTCGCCGCACGCGATTCGACGCCGCGCGCGACGGTCGTGTACGCCGGCGCCGCCTACAGCTGGGAGCGCTCGCCGGCCCTGCGGGAGCGGCTCCTTGCCGCGGCCGGCAAGATCGCAGCCCCCGTCCTTTTCATGCACGCCGCGAACGACTATTCGACGGTGTCGGGCAAGGCGCTCGCCGAGGAGAGGCAGCGGTTGGGAAAGCCCCACGAGCTGAAGGTATATCCCCCTGTGGGGAAGACGACCAAAGAGGGGCACAACTTCTTGTTCCATAGCGTGCCCACGTGGGAGGCGGACGTGTTCACGTTCCTCGATCGTCACGTGAAGCAGGGAGCGTCCGTTCAGACGCGCCCCTGA
- the serS gene encoding serine--tRNA ligase has product MLDIGRVRAHPEELEAALRNRGMAADLQDFRRLDERRRALLRQTEDLRARRNKSSEEIARLKKQKQDAGALIAEMRAVGDEIAAIEAELGTIEQSLRELLLAIPNIPHPSVPVGPDASSNQEIRVWGKRPEFGFAPLSHDELGTRLGILDFERAVKITGARFSLSIGAGARLERALINFMLDVQTKENGYTEVLPPFMVNSASLVGTGNLPKFAADLFHVEGTDYYLIPTAEVPVTNIYRDEILDGETLPRRFAAYTPCFRSEAGSYGRDTKGLIRQHQFNKVEIVRFARPESSYDELEQLTRDAESILQRLGLHYRVVCLATGDMGFSSAKTYDLEVWLPSQQAFREISSCSNFEDFQARRANIRFRPRPQAKPEFVHTLNGSGLAVGRTLVAILENFQERDGSVRIPPALVPYAGFERIASTS; this is encoded by the coding sequence ATGCTGGACATCGGCCGCGTCCGGGCGCATCCGGAAGAGCTGGAAGCGGCCCTCAGGAACCGCGGGATGGCGGCCGACCTGCAGGATTTCCGCCGGCTGGACGAGCGCCGCCGCGCGCTGCTCAGGCAGACCGAAGACCTGCGCGCCCGGCGCAACAAGTCCTCTGAAGAGATCGCCCGCCTCAAGAAGCAGAAGCAGGACGCCGGCGCGCTGATCGCCGAGATGCGCGCCGTCGGCGACGAGATCGCAGCGATCGAAGCGGAGCTCGGCACGATCGAGCAGTCGCTGCGCGAGCTTCTCCTGGCGATCCCGAACATTCCCCACCCCTCCGTGCCGGTCGGGCCCGACGCGTCGTCCAACCAGGAGATTCGCGTCTGGGGGAAGCGCCCGGAGTTCGGTTTCGCGCCGTTGTCCCACGACGAGCTCGGGACGCGGCTCGGGATCCTCGACTTCGAGCGCGCCGTGAAGATCACCGGCGCCCGCTTTTCGCTGTCGATCGGCGCCGGCGCGCGCCTCGAGCGGGCGCTGATCAATTTCATGCTCGACGTCCAGACCAAGGAGAACGGCTACACCGAGGTCCTGCCGCCTTTCATGGTCAACTCCGCGAGTCTCGTGGGGACCGGAAACCTCCCGAAGTTCGCCGCCGATCTGTTCCACGTCGAGGGGACCGACTACTACCTGATCCCGACGGCCGAGGTGCCGGTGACCAACATCTACCGCGACGAGATCCTGGATGGGGAAACGCTTCCCCGGCGATTCGCCGCCTACACCCCCTGCTTCCGGAGCGAGGCGGGATCCTACGGGCGGGACACGAAAGGGCTCATTCGCCAGCACCAGTTCAACAAGGTGGAGATCGTCCGGTTCGCCCGGCCCGAGAGCTCCTACGACGAGCTGGAGCAGCTGACCCGGGACGCCGAGTCGATCCTCCAGCGCCTCGGCCTCCACTATCGCGTCGTCTGCCTCGCCACCGGCGACATGGGCTTCTCGTCCGCCAAGACTTACGATCTCGAAGTCTGGCTGCCGAGCCAGCAGGCCTTCCGGGAGATCTCCTCATGCTCCAACTTCGAGGACTTTCAAGCGCGGCGCGCCAACATCCGCTTCCGCCCTCGCCCCCAGGCCAAACCCGAGTTCGTCCACACCCTCAACGGCTCCGGCCTGGCCGTCGGGCGCACCCTCGTCGCCATCCTGGAGAACTTCCAGGAGCGCGACGGCTCCGTCCGCATCCCGCCCGCGCTCGTTCCCTACGCGGGGTTCGAGCGGATTGCCTCTACATCTTAA
- a CDS encoding histidine triad nucleotide-binding protein, giving the protein MADCLFCKIARKEIPADVLYEDRLVLAFSDINPQAPVHVLIIPKAHHETLNDVSAEEQQLLGHMVLVATKMAGEKGLKEKGYRLVANCLASAGQSVFHVHIHLLGGRTFTWPPG; this is encoded by the coding sequence ATGGCAGACTGCCTCTTCTGCAAGATCGCCCGCAAGGAGATTCCCGCCGACGTCCTGTACGAGGATCGGCTCGTGCTCGCCTTCTCCGACATCAATCCCCAGGCCCCCGTCCACGTCCTGATCATTCCCAAGGCGCATCACGAGACGCTGAACGACGTCTCCGCCGAGGAGCAGCAGCTCCTGGGCCACATGGTCCTCGTCGCCACGAAGATGGCGGGCGAGAAGGGGCTCAAGGAGAAAGGCTACCGCCTGGTGGCGAACTGCCTCGCCAGCGCGGGCCAGTCGGTCTTTCACGTCCACATCCACCTCCTCGGCGGCCGGACCTTCACCTGGCCTCCCGGATAG
- the pbpG gene encoding D-alanyl-D-alanine endopeptidase: protein MPAEPPKPRHPSTKAHHPSHGERFRLDLKSNAALVIDEALGVTLYAKNSEQVVPIASITKLMTAMVAIDAQLPFDQMISIQPADTRGARQTPSRLRVGTKLTRGDALWLALMASENRGAAAVARTFPGGTAACVAAMNRKAKGLGMRHTQFADPTGLSSEDVSTAQDLSRLVRAAYSYPQIRLFTTSPSHVVLMPDGQLLEFHNSNGLVKNPTWTIGLSKTGYINEAGRCLVMQAHIAARPVIIVLLDSWGKYTRLGDANRIRKWMEAVLPARTPAL, encoded by the coding sequence GTGCCCGCCGAGCCTCCTAAGCCCAGGCACCCCTCGACGAAAGCCCACCATCCTTCGCACGGGGAAAGGTTCCGCCTGGATCTCAAGTCGAACGCCGCTCTGGTCATCGACGAGGCGCTCGGGGTTACTCTCTATGCCAAGAACTCCGAGCAGGTCGTCCCCATCGCCTCGATCACCAAGCTGATGACGGCGATGGTTGCGATCGACGCCCAGCTTCCCTTCGATCAGATGATCTCGATCCAGCCGGCAGACACGAGGGGGGCCCGGCAAACCCCCTCCCGGCTGAGGGTGGGAACGAAGCTGACGCGTGGGGACGCTCTGTGGCTCGCCCTCATGGCCTCGGAAAACCGGGGCGCCGCCGCGGTGGCCCGCACCTTTCCGGGAGGGACGGCCGCGTGCGTCGCCGCGATGAACCGGAAGGCCAAGGGGCTGGGGATGCGCCATACTCAATTCGCCGACCCCACGGGCCTGTCAAGCGAGGACGTCTCCACTGCCCAAGACCTCTCCCGGCTGGTCCGGGCCGCCTACAGCTACCCGCAGATCCGCCTGTTCACGACATCCCCCTCGCACGTCGTGTTGATGCCCGACGGGCAGCTTCTTGAGTTCCACAATTCGAATGGACTGGTGAAGAACCCCACCTGGACGATCGGCCTCTCGAAGACCGGATACATCAATGAGGCGGGCCGCTGCCTGGTGATGCAGGCGCACATCGCCGCCCGGCCCGTGATCATCGTGCTGCTCGACTCCTGGGGAAAATACACCCGCCTCGGTGACGCTAACCGCATCCGGAAGTGGATGGAAGCGGTCCTCCCTGCCCGCACCCCGGCGCTCTAG